A window from Urocitellus parryii isolate mUroPar1 chromosome 1, mUroPar1.hap1, whole genome shotgun sequence encodes these proteins:
- the LOC144254762 gene encoding transmembrane protein 177-like isoform X1 produces the protein MTLSAVAALMAGPLWRVSAFIQRHRTALLVVSCTGLFGAQISYHLFPDPVVQWLYQYWPQGQPAPLSSELQSLFQEVLQDMGVPSGHCYKPFTTFTFQPVSAGFPRLPAGAVIGIPASFLGGPVTNTDHPVVVHGQRVDWQTPAGTRLRDALTLSRDAQKFALAREVVYLETSAAALQALPAPACLAGTWALSVGAKHALGLYGGPMNIRAAFNLVAAVAGFMAYAFSADSLTHALEGWLDRRTASLSTAYARGGVEFYEKVLSGNLALRSLLGRRGEKLYTPSGNIVPRHWFRIKHLPYTTRLDSVLQIWRVAPNPGRS, from the exons ATGAC GTTGTCAGCAGTGGCAGCACTCATGGCTGGTCCCCTGTGGCGGGTCTCAGCCTTCATACAGAGACACAGGACAGCCCTTTTGGTGGTTTCCTGCACAGGCCTGTTTGGAGCTCAAATCTCGTACCACCTCTTCCCGGATCCGGTGGTCCAGTGGCTTTACCAGTACTGGCCCCAGGGCCAACCGGCCCCACTCTCCTCAGAACTACAAAGCCTCTTCCAAGAGGTCCTGCAGGATATGGGCGTCCCTTCTGGCCACTGCTACAAGCCCTTCACCACCTTTACCTTCCAGCCTGTGAGTGCCGGCTTCCCAAGACTCCCTGCTGGGGCTGTCATAGGCATCCCTGCCAGCTTCCTTGGTGGCCCAGTAACCAACACTGATCATCCTGTGGTCGTACATGGGCAAAGAGTAGACTGGCAGACCCCAGCAGGCACCCGTCTAAGAGATGCCCTGACCCTCTCCCGTGACGCCCAGAAGTTTGCCTTGGCCAGAGAGGTGGTATACCTGGAGACCAGTGCAGCTGCCCTGCAGGCCCTGCCAGCCCCAGCTTGCCTGGCAGGAACCTGGGCACTGAGTGTGGGTGCCAAGCATGCATTAGGGCTCTATGGAGGCCCCATGAACATACGAGCTGCCTTCAACTTGGTGGCAGCAGTGGCAGGCTTCATGGCCTATGCCTTCTCCGCAGACTCTCTTACTCATGCCCTGGAAGGTTGGCTGGACCGCCGCACCGCCTCCCTGTCTACAGCCTACGCCCGAGGTGGAGTGGAATTCTATGAGAAGGTTCTGTCAGGCAACCTGGCCCTGCGCAGTCTCTTGGGCAGACGCGGGGAGAAGCTGTATACACCCAGTGGGAACATTGTCCCCAGACACTGGTTCCGCATCAAGCATTTACCCTACACAACCCGCCTGGACTCTGTACTGCAGATATGGAGGGTAGCACCCAACCCAGGCCGCTCCtga
- the LOC144254762 gene encoding transmembrane protein 177-like isoform X2 — protein sequence MAGPLWRVSAFIQRHRTALLVVSCTGLFGAQISYHLFPDPVVQWLYQYWPQGQPAPLSSELQSLFQEVLQDMGVPSGHCYKPFTTFTFQPVSAGFPRLPAGAVIGIPASFLGGPVTNTDHPVVVHGQRVDWQTPAGTRLRDALTLSRDAQKFALAREVVYLETSAAALQALPAPACLAGTWALSVGAKHALGLYGGPMNIRAAFNLVAAVAGFMAYAFSADSLTHALEGWLDRRTASLSTAYARGGVEFYEKVLSGNLALRSLLGRRGEKLYTPSGNIVPRHWFRIKHLPYTTRLDSVLQIWRVAPNPGRS from the coding sequence ATGGCTGGTCCCCTGTGGCGGGTCTCAGCCTTCATACAGAGACACAGGACAGCCCTTTTGGTGGTTTCCTGCACAGGCCTGTTTGGAGCTCAAATCTCGTACCACCTCTTCCCGGATCCGGTGGTCCAGTGGCTTTACCAGTACTGGCCCCAGGGCCAACCGGCCCCACTCTCCTCAGAACTACAAAGCCTCTTCCAAGAGGTCCTGCAGGATATGGGCGTCCCTTCTGGCCACTGCTACAAGCCCTTCACCACCTTTACCTTCCAGCCTGTGAGTGCCGGCTTCCCAAGACTCCCTGCTGGGGCTGTCATAGGCATCCCTGCCAGCTTCCTTGGTGGCCCAGTAACCAACACTGATCATCCTGTGGTCGTACATGGGCAAAGAGTAGACTGGCAGACCCCAGCAGGCACCCGTCTAAGAGATGCCCTGACCCTCTCCCGTGACGCCCAGAAGTTTGCCTTGGCCAGAGAGGTGGTATACCTGGAGACCAGTGCAGCTGCCCTGCAGGCCCTGCCAGCCCCAGCTTGCCTGGCAGGAACCTGGGCACTGAGTGTGGGTGCCAAGCATGCATTAGGGCTCTATGGAGGCCCCATGAACATACGAGCTGCCTTCAACTTGGTGGCAGCAGTGGCAGGCTTCATGGCCTATGCCTTCTCCGCAGACTCTCTTACTCATGCCCTGGAAGGTTGGCTGGACCGCCGCACCGCCTCCCTGTCTACAGCCTACGCCCGAGGTGGAGTGGAATTCTATGAGAAGGTTCTGTCAGGCAACCTGGCCCTGCGCAGTCTCTTGGGCAGACGCGGGGAGAAGCTGTATACACCCAGTGGGAACATTGTCCCCAGACACTGGTTCCGCATCAAGCATTTACCCTACACAACCCGCCTGGACTCTGTACTGCAGATATGGAGGGTAGCACCCAACCCAGGCCGCTCCtga